The following coding sequences lie in one Moritella viscosa genomic window:
- a CDS encoding putative uncharacterized protein (No significant database matches) — protein MIKLGQVKYRSQVKSMSKWSMTCVIAVLLIACVSDGQYDSNDSEIALPDKAVE, from the coding sequence ATGATCAAACTTGGGCAAGTTAAATATCGATCGCAAGTGAAGTCTATGTCGAAATGGAGCATGACTTGTGTCATTGCGGTGCTGCTAATCGCGTGTGTAAGCGATGGTCAATATGACAGCAACGACAGTGAAATTGCATTACCGGATAAAGCGGTCGAGTAA
- a CDS encoding putative uncharacterized protein (No significant database matches): protein MISFKKAVTDSVSANNVTLLSELFYRQGFVVVDGNTLEKQDKLVELASILQLDEPYVSNYNKKYFPNKTTEKNVAAIGYNLDRKDDYSHPVFEESKSLGQHVDGTFSPLGEVKTTLLLCLCKANQGGETTLFNGFGAIKYIESKDPTLSNSLKDKNALRRRSAFDGIDEECVDCVFGYDPVYEREIIRLAFDASADWEFGFERVVNLQQAVTQLKSLYDAEGEYYLCFPLGEGDIIVMDNTRITHGRTSFTCDIQNPRLMIRSIHKRLPA, encoded by the coding sequence ATGATAAGTTTCAAAAAGGCCGTCACCGACTCTGTAAGCGCTAACAATGTTACCCTTTTATCTGAACTTTTTTACCGTCAGGGTTTTGTCGTTGTGGATGGCAACACCCTGGAGAAACAAGATAAGTTAGTTGAATTAGCCAGTATCTTACAATTGGATGAGCCGTACGTATCTAATTATAATAAAAAATACTTCCCGAATAAAACGACAGAAAAAAATGTTGCTGCAATAGGTTATAACCTAGATAGAAAGGATGATTATAGTCATCCTGTTTTCGAAGAGTCTAAATCGCTTGGTCAGCATGTTGATGGTACTTTTTCGCCACTCGGTGAAGTTAAAACGACATTATTATTATGTTTATGTAAAGCAAATCAAGGTGGCGAAACAACTTTGTTTAACGGCTTCGGCGCTATTAAATATATAGAAAGTAAAGATCCAACCTTATCTAATAGTTTGAAGGACAAAAATGCATTAAGACGGCGCTCAGCATTTGATGGTATTGATGAGGAATGTGTGGACTGTGTTTTTGGCTACGATCCAGTTTATGAACGCGAAATTATTCGGTTAGCTTTTGATGCAAGTGCAGATTGGGAATTCGGCTTTGAAAGAGTTGTTAATTTGCAACAAGCCGTAACACAATTAAAATCCTTATATGATGCGGAAGGTGAATATTATCTTTGTTTTCCTCTGGGAGAGGGAGATATTATAGTAATGGATAACACACGAATTACGCATGGTAGAACCTCATTCACGTGTGATATCCAAAACCCGCGACTAATGATACGAAGTATACATAAAAGACTTCCTGCATAA
- the pyrP gene encoding uracil permease gives MQILQGLQMLFVAFGALVLVPLLTGLDPNVALFGAGLGTLVFQVITKRSVPVFLASSFAFIAPIMFGVQTWGIASTMGGLMAAGFTYVLLSAVIKLRGVAIIHKLLPPVVVGPVIMVIGLGLSPVAVNMAMGKTGDGAIQLIDNDVAIIIAAISLFTTIIVSIFGKGLLKLVPIMTGIIAGYIASLAYGIIDFAPVGQASWLALPNFTYPEFNINAILFMIPVALAPAIEHVGDILAISNATGKDYLKKPGLHRTLAGDGMATMAASMFGAPPNTTYSEVTGAVILTKAFNPVIMTWAAVIAIVLAFVGKLGALLQTFPVPVMGGIMILLFGTIATVGLNTLITNRVDLHKSRNLIIVAVTLVFGIGGMAFGIGDFSLQGVSLCGIVAIILNLVLPHDLGDNHVVDNVEVNTDINTK, from the coding sequence ATGCAAATTTTGCAAGGTCTACAGATGCTATTCGTCGCATTTGGTGCCCTCGTATTGGTTCCACTTCTTACTGGTTTGGATCCAAATGTCGCGCTTTTCGGTGCTGGTCTCGGTACTTTAGTGTTTCAAGTTATTACTAAACGTTCTGTTCCTGTTTTTCTCGCTTCTTCTTTCGCCTTTATTGCCCCGATCATGTTCGGTGTACAAACCTGGGGCATCGCGAGCACCATGGGTGGCTTGATGGCAGCGGGTTTCACTTATGTATTATTGTCAGCTGTGATTAAACTCCGTGGCGTAGCAATTATCCATAAACTACTACCTCCCGTTGTTGTAGGCCCTGTGATCATGGTTATTGGTCTTGGTTTATCACCTGTTGCAGTCAATATGGCGATGGGTAAAACCGGTGATGGTGCAATACAGTTAATTGATAACGACGTTGCGATAATCATTGCTGCTATATCATTATTTACCACCATTATAGTGAGCATTTTTGGTAAAGGTCTGCTTAAACTAGTTCCAATTATGACGGGTATAATCGCAGGTTATATTGCAAGCCTTGCGTACGGTATCATTGATTTTGCTCCAGTTGGTCAAGCAAGCTGGTTAGCACTGCCAAACTTTACTTACCCAGAATTTAACATCAATGCGATATTGTTTATGATCCCGGTTGCGTTAGCCCCTGCGATTGAGCATGTTGGCGACATTCTCGCGATCTCGAATGCGACAGGTAAAGACTACCTTAAAAAGCCAGGTCTACATCGTACGCTTGCTGGTGACGGAATGGCGACAATGGCGGCCTCTATGTTTGGTGCGCCACCAAACACCACTTACAGTGAAGTAACTGGTGCAGTGATACTAACCAAGGCATTCAACCCTGTCATCATGACATGGGCAGCGGTTATCGCAATTGTGTTGGCTTTTGTTGGTAAACTAGGCGCGTTACTGCAAACCTTCCCAGTACCAGTAATGGGCGGTATCATGATCTTACTATTCGGTACAATCGCAACCGTAGGTCTTAATACGCTTATAACTAATCGTGTTGATCTGCATAAGTCTCGTAACTTAATCATTGTTGCAGTGACATTAGTATTCGGTATTGGTGGTATGGCATTTGGTATCGGTGATTTCAGCCTTCAGGGTGTGAGTCTATGCGGTATCGTGGCGATTATTCTTAACTTAGTATTGCCACATGACTTGGGTGATAACCATGTTGTTGATAATGTTGAAGTAAACACAGACATTAACACTAAGTAA
- a CDS encoding membrane protein produces the protein MSNTVQVISFSHLAFAFIPVLVALAILLQWRLPVKNGLYALSRMLIQLLLIGYFLSYIFESHSAGIVVIVLIVMVVASSWIALGAVPDQRWKMYKSALIAVTLGGGFTLLIMSEGVLGLDPWYDPQYMVPLAGMAFANAMNSVSLSAERLHAEMIRGEDYLIARRIALKASLIPITNALFAVGLVSLPGMMTGQILSGVSPFIAVRYQIMIMCMLFGSSVISAAFFLSLIKPVMPIKQ, from the coding sequence GTGAGTAACACGGTTCAGGTGATTTCTTTTTCTCATTTGGCCTTTGCCTTCATTCCAGTATTAGTAGCGCTGGCAATCTTGTTGCAATGGCGATTACCGGTTAAAAATGGTTTGTATGCGTTATCGCGTATGCTGATTCAGTTGTTGTTAATTGGCTATTTCTTGTCGTATATTTTTGAGTCTCATAGCGCTGGCATTGTGGTTATCGTGCTTATAGTCATGGTTGTCGCCTCCAGCTGGATTGCCTTAGGTGCCGTGCCTGACCAGCGTTGGAAAATGTATAAATCTGCATTAATCGCAGTGACACTCGGTGGCGGCTTTACCTTGTTGATAATGAGCGAGGGAGTACTAGGGTTAGATCCTTGGTATGATCCCCAATATATGGTGCCACTGGCTGGAATGGCATTTGCGAATGCCATGAATAGTGTCAGTTTATCTGCAGAACGTTTACATGCCGAAATGATACGAGGTGAAGATTATCTTATCGCGCGTCGCATCGCGTTAAAAGCGTCGTTAATACCAATTACTAATGCACTATTCGCTGTTGGCTTAGTATCTTTACCTGGCATGATGACTGGGCAGATTTTATCCGGTGTATCACCATTCATTGCTGTGCGATACCAAATTATGATCATGTGTATGTTGTTTGGTTCATCGGTGATTTCTGCCGCATTTTTTTTATCGCTGATAAAGCCAGTAATGCCAATAAAACAGTGA
- a CDS encoding sensor protein, histidine kinase, which produces MLLKNKIALSFIGLILFFGLTTTSIMFFSMQKQFEINAGLHLQHNVENAANKVDNFMLKVQLNFELLSKSPLFALADYVEISNHFDDIIDTYPHYKSIYYADVEGKIIAASESHTINDNIFSYAVNIKNEFNKALADPSHAYISPLTHLGGETNNHFQQRHFDFKFVSAIFDPRTAEVIGVLISEVNVTELFDIVADIDQQTIGNEYAYLVDDLGNVLITTDPNTRLLSPHKDLAIESLQAKLEGDMDGYAIYSNADNRKVISGYADLGEYGAEMTGDWSLLATAPYDTIMAPLFTLFYKLLFLVSLCIPIVAWISYVIAKNITGPLTNLTKLANDIGKGDFIDKLQVARNCEVGTLGNALLNMSHSLEHKTLELQDAVDHARRSEKSKTRFLANMSHEIRTPMNGVLGMGQILTKTQLTEEQSNHLKTMMDSGNHMMALLNDILDFSKIEEGQLDLENANFNLSDIAGSLASIYYTLGMEKGITFKVINNLEHNSWYLGDKARIRQILFNLVHNALKFTKQGGVTVSFNETKVEGNRRTISIAVSDSGIGIDKSRITAIFDPFTQEESSTTRQFGGTGLGLSIVKQLLDLMRGNIKLKSVKGQGSTFTVEIPLQCGEESNITTPLNHDITDFAGLHVLIAEDNKVNQLVLSSFLKIRSISSDIVENGAQAIAKVQTQHYDLILMDNHMPVMNGIDAISAIRALPLDIATLPIFACTADAYEDTRTDMLNAGADYVLTKPLKEEALLSALMQLNHRNNLPLTNPHLSPSFDLPL; this is translated from the coding sequence ATGTTACTCAAGAATAAGATCGCATTATCATTTATCGGTTTAATTTTATTTTTTGGGTTAACAACCACAAGTATCATGTTTTTTAGTATGCAGAAGCAGTTTGAGATAAATGCCGGATTACATTTACAACATAATGTGGAGAACGCAGCAAATAAAGTCGATAATTTTATGCTTAAAGTACAACTTAACTTTGAGCTACTCAGTAAAAGTCCGCTGTTCGCACTTGCCGATTATGTTGAAATAAGTAATCATTTTGACGACATCATTGACACCTATCCTCATTATAAATCAATATATTACGCAGACGTAGAAGGAAAAATCATTGCGGCATCAGAAAGCCATACAATTAACGACAATATTTTTTCTTATGCTGTAAACATAAAGAATGAATTTAATAAGGCTCTCGCCGATCCATCCCATGCATATATTTCTCCTTTAACGCACTTAGGTGGTGAAACTAATAATCACTTTCAGCAACGACATTTTGATTTTAAATTTGTAAGTGCGATATTCGACCCTCGAACAGCGGAAGTCATTGGGGTTTTAATCAGTGAGGTTAACGTCACTGAATTATTCGATATCGTTGCTGATATAGATCAACAAACAATTGGTAATGAATATGCCTATTTGGTCGATGATCTAGGTAATGTATTGATCACAACAGATCCTAATACGCGTTTATTAAGCCCACACAAAGACTTAGCAATTGAATCACTACAAGCCAAACTCGAAGGGGATATGGATGGTTATGCGATCTACAGTAATGCCGACAATCGTAAGGTTATTTCTGGTTACGCCGATTTAGGTGAATACGGTGCCGAGATGACTGGCGACTGGTCTTTATTAGCCACTGCGCCTTATGACACCATCATGGCTCCGCTATTTACTCTATTTTATAAATTACTCTTTCTTGTGTCTTTATGTATTCCTATTGTGGCTTGGATAAGTTATGTAATTGCTAAAAATATTACCGGTCCACTCACTAACTTAACTAAGTTGGCGAACGATATTGGTAAAGGTGATTTTATCGATAAATTACAGGTTGCTCGCAATTGCGAAGTGGGAACCCTCGGAAATGCATTACTCAATATGAGTCATTCTTTAGAACATAAAACACTAGAATTACAAGACGCAGTGGATCATGCCCGCCGCAGTGAAAAGTCAAAAACACGCTTTCTGGCAAATATGAGTCATGAGATCCGAACACCAATGAACGGTGTGTTAGGTATGGGACAAATTTTAACTAAAACTCAACTTACAGAAGAACAAAGCAACCACCTAAAAACCATGATGGATTCGGGTAATCACATGATGGCATTACTCAATGATATTCTGGACTTTTCTAAAATCGAAGAAGGTCAATTAGATTTAGAGAACGCAAACTTTAATCTCTCCGACATTGCAGGTTCTTTAGCTAGTATTTATTACACACTCGGTATGGAAAAAGGCATAACATTCAAAGTAATTAATAATTTAGAACATAATAGTTGGTATTTAGGTGATAAAGCCAGAATCAGACAGATCTTGTTTAACCTGGTTCATAACGCACTTAAATTCACTAAACAAGGCGGTGTTACCGTCTCATTTAATGAAACCAAAGTAGAAGGTAATAGACGTACGATTTCCATTGCAGTCAGTGACTCTGGAATTGGTATTGATAAATCGCGAATTACAGCAATTTTTGACCCATTTACACAAGAAGAATCCTCAACCACCCGACAGTTTGGTGGAACTGGATTAGGCCTATCCATTGTTAAACAATTACTTGATTTAATGCGCGGTAATATCAAACTAAAAAGCGTTAAAGGACAAGGATCAACATTTACAGTCGAAATCCCATTACAGTGCGGAGAAGAATCAAATATTACGACTCCACTTAACCATGACATTACTGATTTCGCCGGTTTACATGTTCTGATAGCCGAAGATAACAAAGTAAACCAACTTGTCCTGTCTTCATTCTTGAAAATCAGGAGCATCAGCAGTGATATTGTTGAAAATGGCGCTCAGGCAATTGCAAAAGTACAAACTCAGCACTACGATTTGATATTAATGGATAATCATATGCCTGTTATGAATGGTATTGATGCGATAAGCGCCATACGCGCATTACCACTCGATATTGCAACCTTACCCATATTTGCCTGTACTGCGGATGCCTACGAAGACACACGTACCGACATGCTCAATGCTGGTGCAGACTACGTATTAACAAAACCATTAAAAGAAGAAGCCCTATTATCAGCACTCATGCAGTTGAATCACCGCAACAACTTACCGTTAACCAACCCACACTTAAGCCCCTCGTTTGATCTTCCACTGTAA
- a CDS encoding putative lipolytic enzyme, GDSL-like encodes MFKSLNKLLTRAVYAPIIIAQGQYVKKVTPKLPEAAGKRSGTAGEGKKIRLLIIGDSAAAGVGVDNQSQALTGHLVTALAKCYQVNWQLLARSGYTTSDSLKMLSEQPQQTFDIIVTSLGVNDVTGTLAVSTWLTQQQDLITLLREQFNCQQILITQVPPMGQFPALPQPLRHYLGARANQFNRKLNILVENQSDCQLIDIDGKLNKEDMAEDGFHPGPVIYQHWAEVVAEKIKSQHSYKQLKQ; translated from the coding sequence ATGTTCAAATCATTAAACAAATTATTAACGAGAGCCGTTTATGCACCGATCATCATCGCGCAAGGACAATATGTAAAAAAAGTAACACCAAAGCTACCTGAAGCAGCAGGTAAGCGCTCTGGAACAGCAGGTGAAGGAAAAAAAATAAGACTGCTTATTATTGGTGACTCTGCCGCTGCAGGTGTTGGTGTAGATAACCAGTCACAAGCATTAACAGGACACTTGGTTACGGCATTGGCCAAGTGTTATCAGGTTAATTGGCAATTATTGGCTAGATCCGGTTATACCACATCAGACAGCCTAAAAATGCTATCGGAACAACCGCAGCAAACCTTCGATATTATCGTCACCTCATTAGGTGTAAATGATGTCACGGGTACACTAGCAGTATCAACGTGGTTAACTCAACAACAAGATTTGATCACGCTATTACGCGAACAATTTAACTGCCAACAAATCCTTATTACCCAAGTCCCACCAATGGGGCAGTTCCCTGCGCTTCCACAACCACTACGACATTATTTAGGGGCAAGAGCAAATCAATTCAACCGTAAATTAAATATCTTAGTCGAAAACCAAAGTGATTGTCAGCTGATTGATATCGACGGTAAATTAAACAAAGAAGATATGGCTGAAGATGGATTTCATCCCGGGCCTGTGATTTATCAACATTGGGCAGAAGTGGTTGCCGAAAAAATAAAATCACAGCACAGTTACAAACAGCTAAAACAATAA
- a CDS encoding putative racemase, whose protein sequence is MKTIGMLGGMSWESTASYYKAINEGVKSELGGLNSAKICLYSVNFDEIEKLQHQGDWDKTAQILTQAAKSVEAGGADFIIICTNTMHKVVPDIEREIAIPILHIADATATASKLVADGITKVGLLGTRFTMEQDFYKSRLVDNFGIDVVVPNTDEQTIIHDVIYDELCRGIIRQESKVHYINIINSLYEQGAEAVILGCTEIALLVQQVDTHVPLYDTTEIHAAQAVQLALSDHICA, encoded by the coding sequence ATGAAAACAATTGGGATGTTAGGTGGAATGAGCTGGGAATCTACAGCCAGTTATTACAAAGCCATTAACGAAGGGGTTAAATCAGAACTTGGTGGCCTTAATTCAGCAAAAATCTGTTTATATAGCGTCAACTTTGATGAAATTGAGAAGTTACAACATCAAGGTGATTGGGACAAAACTGCGCAGATACTAACGCAAGCGGCTAAATCTGTCGAGGCTGGTGGCGCAGACTTTATTATTATTTGTACCAATACCATGCACAAAGTTGTTCCCGACATTGAACGTGAAATAGCAATTCCTATTTTACATATTGCAGATGCGACTGCGACTGCGAGTAAATTAGTTGCCGATGGTATTACGAAAGTCGGTCTACTGGGTACTCGCTTTACGATGGAACAGGACTTTTATAAAAGCCGTTTAGTGGACAATTTTGGAATTGACGTTGTTGTGCCAAATACCGACGAACAAACGATTATTCATGACGTTATATATGATGAGCTATGTCGAGGTATTATTCGCCAAGAGTCTAAAGTTCATTACATTAATATCATAAATAGCTTGTATGAGCAGGGTGCTGAAGCTGTCATTCTTGGTTGTACAGAGATCGCATTGCTGGTCCAACAAGTCGATACGCATGTGCCTTTGTATGACACAACCGAAATCCACGCGGCGCAAGCAGTACAGCTCGCTTTAAGTGACCATATTTGTGCTTAA
- a CDS encoding acetyltransferase, GNAT family: MEVFEASVEDAPVILAIQKEAYISEAQLHDDFEIPPLTQTLAELEAEFDKRRIVKIVIDGKIVASGQATLFNSTCQIGRMAVTPELKGKGIGSTLLSELELSFREVNRIELFTGINSTANLTMYSHRGYKPFKQKKLGSTTVVFLEKLL; this comes from the coding sequence ATGGAAGTATTTGAAGCATCTGTTGAAGATGCGCCTGTAATTCTCGCAATTCAAAAAGAAGCATACATTTCAGAGGCTCAGCTGCATGATGACTTTGAAATTCCGCCTTTGACACAAACTTTAGCAGAGTTAGAGGCTGAGTTTGATAAGAGGCGAATCGTCAAAATTGTTATCGATGGCAAAATTGTCGCGAGTGGTCAGGCAACATTATTTAATTCAACCTGTCAAATTGGCCGCATGGCTGTAACACCTGAACTTAAAGGTAAGGGGATTGGTTCAACGTTACTTTCTGAATTGGAATTATCTTTTCGTGAAGTAAACCGAATTGAACTTTTTACAGGTATAAACAGCACCGCAAATTTGACTATGTACAGCCATAGAGGTTACAAACCGTTTAAGCAAAAAAAACTCGGTAGTACAACGGTAGTTTTTTTAGAAAAACTGTTGTAA
- a CDS encoding acetyltransferase, GNAT family gives MDIKLESILEGEFESLFLVVKEGLYSHVDSVFGWCDDYQRNRLIADYEPNWFFWVYVASRRVGMLCFKPYDNSYHVHLLIVFPEFQNQKLGETIMNYVHKVAQNEHRNSITLSSFVRNNKAVKFYKRLGYEVVENDGNFLSLSLTLNNKLPKGI, from the coding sequence ATGGATATCAAGTTAGAATCAATATTAGAAGGTGAGTTTGAGTCGCTGTTTTTGGTGGTAAAGGAAGGCCTGTATTCTCATGTGGATTCGGTTTTTGGTTGGTGTGATGATTATCAGCGAAATCGTCTAATTGCTGATTATGAACCCAATTGGTTTTTCTGGGTTTACGTTGCATCAAGGCGTGTTGGAATGTTGTGTTTCAAGCCATACGATAATTCTTATCATGTCCACTTACTGATTGTTTTTCCTGAGTTTCAAAATCAGAAGCTAGGTGAGACGATAATGAATTATGTTCATAAAGTTGCACAAAATGAGCACAGAAATAGTATAACTTTATCAAGCTTTGTTCGGAATAATAAGGCTGTTAAGTTTTATAAAAGACTCGGATATGAAGTGGTTGAAAATGATGGAAACTTCCTATCTTTGTCGTTGACACTTAATAACAAACTGCCAAAAGGAATATAA
- a CDS encoding HTH-type transcriptional regulator, crp family — MITDSHIIDTVSAHHLFSALTDAEFQQLFSTAKTCKIEPLENVFHQGDKASRFYLVLRGHLKLYRTSPSGQEKVVEVMRKGNTFAEALMFNNKPFYPVAAQAVSESELITFDNETYLKILKSNPEAGIAIMAMSIRLHHDLYEIEMLSVENAKNRLLLFLMQNIQDKDGNEGVIELDIPKRTLASLLSIQPETFSRLLKKLAKEGLIEERRGHIRIVNIDALYAASDIPIQSVTGTSCE, encoded by the coding sequence ATGATCACCGACAGTCATATTATTGATACAGTATCAGCACATCATTTGTTTTCAGCCCTAACGGATGCTGAGTTTCAACAACTCTTTAGTACCGCAAAAACATGTAAAATCGAACCTCTAGAGAATGTATTTCATCAAGGAGATAAAGCCAGTCGATTTTATTTAGTGTTACGCGGTCACCTTAAACTTTACCGTACCAGTCCTAGTGGGCAAGAGAAGGTTGTCGAAGTTATGCGTAAAGGTAATACCTTTGCGGAAGCATTAATGTTTAATAACAAACCGTTTTATCCTGTGGCAGCGCAAGCTGTATCAGAAAGTGAACTGATTACATTTGATAATGAAACTTACTTAAAAATACTGAAAAGTAATCCTGAAGCGGGTATCGCAATTATGGCGATGAGTATCCGTTTACATCATGACCTTTATGAAATTGAAATGTTATCAGTCGAAAACGCTAAAAACCGTTTACTGTTATTCTTGATGCAAAATATTCAAGACAAAGACGGTAATGAAGGTGTGATTGAATTAGATATACCGAAACGAACACTTGCTTCATTATTATCGATCCAACCAGAAACGTTTTCTCGTCTACTCAAAAAACTGGCTAAAGAAGGCTTGATCGAAGAAAGAAGAGGGCATATTCGTATTGTGAATATTGATGCCTTGTATGCAGCTTCAGATATACCAATACAATCAGTGACGGGAACAAGTTGTGAGTAA
- a CDS encoding putative response regulator, GGDEF family protein, with product MKILIIDDSKIERMIIRSYLQHLNHEVFDAKNGETGIALFSECNPDIVLLGVVMIGINGYQVAKQIRQEFTDWVPIIFLSGKTEPEDVMVGIEAGGDDYLPKPIQKQILIAKMTAMERIATMRSQLLKTKNDLELANEELGRLATLDGLTGIANRRHLDAMFSKELSRAKRHAQPLTFILADIDFFKKYNDHYGHVQGDECLKLVASTLNKSLRRPSELVARYGGEEFCMLLPNTDTKGAKLVAEKLVNVVRSLEIQHAGINEHAIITMSFGVVSVIPDRKITVKSLIQQADNKLYQAKKNGRDQWVI from the coding sequence ATGAAGATCCTTATAATCGATGACTCCAAGATTGAACGTATGATTATTCGATCTTATCTACAACATCTTAATCACGAAGTCTTCGACGCAAAAAATGGTGAAACAGGCATCGCACTATTTTCAGAATGTAATCCAGATATTGTGTTACTGGGTGTTGTGATGATAGGCATTAACGGTTATCAAGTCGCAAAACAAATTAGACAAGAATTTACTGATTGGGTACCCATTATATTTCTCAGTGGTAAAACTGAACCAGAAGATGTCATGGTTGGTATTGAAGCCGGTGGTGATGACTACTTACCAAAACCCATTCAGAAACAAATTCTTATCGCTAAAATGACAGCGATGGAACGCATTGCGACAATGCGTTCACAGCTATTAAAAACTAAAAATGATTTGGAATTGGCAAATGAAGAATTAGGGCGCTTGGCCACGCTTGATGGCTTAACTGGCATTGCCAATCGTAGACACCTCGATGCTATGTTTTCAAAAGAATTATCACGTGCCAAACGCCATGCTCAACCCCTTACCTTTATCCTTGCTGATATAGATTTCTTTAAAAAATACAATGATCACTACGGTCACGTCCAAGGTGATGAGTGTTTAAAATTAGTCGCATCCACACTTAACAAGTCCCTGCGAAGACCTTCTGAGTTAGTCGCCCGTTATGGGGGGGAAGAATTCTGTATGTTATTACCAAATACAGATACAAAAGGCGCTAAATTAGTTGCTGAAAAACTCGTTAATGTAGTGAGATCATTAGAGATTCAACATGCTGGAATCAATGAACATGCCATAATCACCATGAGTTTTGGTGTCGTCAGTGTAATCCCTGATAGGAAAATAACGGTAAAAAGCTTAATACAGCAAGCAGATAACAAATTATATCAAGCGAAAAAAAATGGCCGAGACCAATGGGTCATATAA
- a CDS encoding membrane protein, whose protein sequence is MLSLYILIWPVISAAVLFVIVSAFFKDMAEAKLENRDIV, encoded by the coding sequence ATGCTATCTCTCTATATTTTAATATGGCCAGTAATTTCAGCGGCGGTGTTGTTTGTCATCGTTAGCGCTTTTTTTAAAGATATGGCAGAAGCCAAACTCGAAAACCGAGATATCGTTTAA
- a CDS encoding glutathione-dependent formaldehyde-activating enzyme, translated as MSKILGGCLCGTVKFEITNDFSQFHLCHCQQCQKITGSAHASNLFCQSEHITWLAGTGKTKRFDYPDRHFSRVFCTECGTGLPYLVNKGKTLIVPAGSLDVDEETVFNVAPQDNIFWHERAAWYDAALAAPTFAGFPK; from the coding sequence ATGAGTAAAATATTAGGGGGCTGCCTATGTGGCACAGTTAAATTTGAAATTACCAATGATTTTAGCCAATTTCATTTGTGTCATTGCCAGCAGTGCCAAAAAATAACCGGCTCTGCTCATGCATCTAATTTATTTTGCCAATCCGAGCACATTACGTGGTTGGCAGGTACGGGTAAAACCAAACGTTTCGATTACCCTGATCGTCATTTTTCGCGTGTATTTTGTACTGAATGTGGAACTGGACTGCCGTATTTAGTTAATAAAGGTAAAACCTTAATCGTACCTGCGGGTTCATTGGATGTAGACGAAGAGACAGTGTTTAATGTTGCACCGCAAGATAATATATTTTGGCATGAGCGTGCGGCTTGGTATGATGCGGCTTTAGCTGCTCCGACGTTTGCAGGGTTTCCAAAGTAA